The proteins below come from a single Streptomyces sp. M92 genomic window:
- a CDS encoding TetR/AcrR family transcriptional regulator — protein MARPERGPRERMVFSAAQLIRRDGVGATGMRDVAAHAGAPRGSLQHYFPGGKEQLVGEALRWAGRYAAKRVDRFLAAMERPTPSGLFAAMVGQWTDEYETAGFAAGCPVAAATVDCAGSSDATREAAADAFAAWTRPVADALTGMGVPAARSEPLATLMISALEGAVVIARAERDVRALTTVARELGPLLDAAVVPA, from the coding sequence ATGGCGAGGCCCGAGCGGGGACCGAGGGAGCGGATGGTCTTCAGCGCCGCCCAGCTGATCCGCCGCGACGGCGTGGGGGCGACCGGGATGCGCGACGTCGCCGCGCACGCCGGGGCGCCCCGGGGTTCGCTCCAGCACTACTTCCCCGGCGGCAAGGAACAACTGGTCGGCGAGGCCCTGCGGTGGGCGGGACGGTACGCGGCCAAGCGGGTCGACCGGTTCCTGGCGGCGATGGAGCGGCCGACGCCGAGTGGGCTGTTCGCGGCGATGGTGGGCCAGTGGACCGACGAGTACGAGACCGCCGGCTTCGCCGCCGGGTGCCCGGTCGCGGCGGCGACGGTGGACTGCGCCGGGAGCAGCGACGCCACCCGCGAGGCGGCCGCCGACGCCTTCGCCGCCTGGACCCGGCCCGTCGCCGACGCGCTGACCGGCATGGGCGTGCCCGCGGCCAGGTCCGAGCCGCTCGCCACGCTGATGATCAGCGCCCTGGAGGGGGCGGTGGTCATCGCCCGCGCCGAGCGGGACGTACGGGCACTGACGACCGTCGCCCGCGAACTGGGGCCGCTGCTGGACGCCGCCGTCGTGCCCGCGTGA